From the genome of Elusimicrobiota bacterium:
ATTAATTTTTACTTTTTCCACTGCTTTGATTTTACTATTTATATCTTATTTTGTCAACTACTTTTTTTCATTTTTACAACTGTGTTCTGTTTTACCATGAATAATTTCAATTGCATGCGGGATTGACTGTAGAATAATTTTCAGGCTTTCTCTGACTGCTTTTTCCGAGCCAGGAAGGTTGATAATAAGCGTTTTTTTTCTCAATCCCGAAATACCTCTTGATAAAATTGAGTATTTAGTATTCTTAAAACCTTCTAATCGCATTATTTCAGAAAATCCTGGAACTTTTTTGTCAATAATTTCTTCCGTTGCCTCAGGCGTAATATCACGCGAGGCAAGACCAGTGCCACCCGTCGTAAAAATTAAATCAAGTCTCAGTTTGTCAGACCATTCCTTCAATTTTTGGGAGATAATTTTTTTACTGTCAGGCACAATTTCATATTTTATTACTTTGCCTTTCATTGATTTAACCATTTTTTTGATTAAAGGTCCTGATATGTCTGTCCGTTCACTTTTTGAGCCCTTGTCGCTACAGGTAAGAATACCGATTTTAATCATTCTTCACCTCTATTTTATCGCCTGTTTTTATTTTACCGCCTGATAATACTTTTGCAAAAACGCCTGATTTAGGCATTATGCAATTCCCAACTAATTTTTTTATAGCACAACCGGAATGACATTCTTTACCAATTTGAGTAATTTGTAATTCCGGCAAATGTAAGCATTTGCTTACATTTTTTTTAATAATTATTTTGTTGCCGACTTTTGCTTCTGTCCAGTCAATTCCTTTAGTTGTTATATTTTCCGCAAAGTCACCTGGTTTTATTTTAATTTTTAATTTTGAATTTTGAATTTTGAATTTTTCTACTACTTCCCAACCGAGAAAACTAACCTGCCGATTACTACCGGAATGGGCATCACCAACAATACCCCAATTTCTTCTAATTAGAGCAATTGTTCTAATTGGTCTTTTCACGGTTCCTTTTTTTTTACTGATATTTATTGAAATTATTTTGCCTTGCATATCCCAGAAAATGTAAGCATTTGCTTACATTTTTAACCTTGCTTCTTTTCCAATATCCGGTTTTTCCACCGCTTTTTTCAAGAAGATAAATATTTGTTATATTAGCCGTTTTATCAACCGCTTTTATCATATCGTAAATCGTAAGCCCTGCAACCGCTACCATCGTTATCGCTTCCATCTCGCAGCCAGTCGTATCAACCGCTTTGACTTCAGAAATCATTTTTATTCCATTTTTTAAGAACAAAAATTGCATATCACTATGAGTAATTTTTATCGGATGAGTAAGTGGAATCAAACTGCTTGTATTTTTTGCTGACATTATTGCAGCTAATTTTGCGGTTGTAAGCACATCACCTTTTTGGATTTCGTTTTTTTTGATTTTTTTTACTGCATCCACTGACATTTTAACTGTCCCTTCCGCTCTGGCATATCTTAAAGTTATTTTTTTTTGAGAAACATCAACCATTTGCATTTTTCCTTTTTTATTAAGGTGTGTGAAGTCTGTAAAAGCTTTCATACTAACCTCCTATACTAATCATACTTTTTATATTCATACAATCTTTGGGCTGATTAAACAAGTGCTTTTCTGGTTTTTTTGAGACAGCATCCAGAAATAAATTTTTTATTTCTTTGCTTTTCTTTTTTCCTACCCTTCTTATCGCTTTTTTCAAATCAATTTCTGTTGGATAACCCAAACAAGGTAGCAGTTTGCCGTTGGCAGTTAAACGCAACCGATTACATTTTTTACAGAATGGCCGGGATATAGAAGAAATAAAACCGATTATTGCACCGTTAATTCTGTAATGTCTGCCAGGACCAAATCCTTCAATATTTACTGCACTGGGTTTGTATTTTGATTTGAACATTTGTTCAAATTGGGCAAAATTTGTTTTCTGATTGTTTACAAAAGGTATATGCTCTATAAACCTTAAAACAAGTCCGTTAGTTTTTGCAAATTCAACAAAATTTTTTATCTCCTGTTCATTAGCATCTGTTAAAACTACTGTGTTTATTTTTATCGGTTCAATACCTACTTCTTTTGCTCTCAAAATTCCATTGATTACTTTTTTTATGTTACCACCTCGTGTGATTTGAAAAAATTTTTTTTCTGAAAGAGTATCTAAACTTACATTTATTCTTTTGACACGCACTTTCTTCAGGTCTTTTGCAAAATCACCAAGTAAAATCCCATTTGTAGTAATAGAAAAATCTACTTTTCTCTGCGACAATTCGCAAAGAAACGGGATGAGCCCTTTTCTTACAAGTGGCTCGCCGCCTGTTATCCGAATTTTTTTTATACCAAGCGAAATTGCAACATCAACAATTTCCAGAATTTCTTCATAACGAAGAATTTCATTATATGGAATATTCTCAACACCTTCTTTTGGCATACAATATACACATCTTAAATTGCACCTGTCTGTAACTGAAATCCGTAGATAATCAATTACTCTTCCAAAATTGTCTATCAGTTTCATAAATTCAAAATGTAAGCATTTGCTTACATTGGCTAACTGTTTTTTATCAAATGTACGGATGTCGCCTTGAATGTAAGGTATATTTCATCACCAGTTTTAAGATTCATAGAAACTAACGATTGTTTAGTTATTACCGTCTCAAAATCTGTGCCTGCAACATCTACAACCAGATTATATACAGCCCCGATATTTTCTATTTTTTTGATTTTTCCGTTAAAACAATTTCGGGCACTGGACTTAAACGGCATTCTTGATACAAAAATATCTTCAGCATGTAAAACTGCTGAAACTTCGGATATATTGTCATCAGCAACAACATTCATTTTAATACCATTGCTTAAGAAATACTTTTGACCGTTTTCTGTTGTAATTTTTCCGTTAAAAATATTTTCTGCAAACGAGTATTCTGCTATATCAACAGATATTGGCTGATTAAAAACTTCGTCAACAGTGCCCTTTTGTATAATTTTACCATTATTCATAAAAAATATTTTTTGACCGAACTTTCGTGCTTGTCGCAAATTATGTGTAGTTAACACGATTGTCTTTTTTAGTTTTGATAATTCGGAAATCGTATTTTCAATCACTTTTACGCTTCCAGGGTCAAGATTAACAGTTGGTTCGTCAAAAATATAAA
Proteins encoded in this window:
- a CDS encoding MOSC domain-containing protein, which produces MKRPIRTIALIRRNWGIVGDAHSGSNRQVSFLGWEVVEKFKIQNSKLKIKIKPGDFAENITTKGIDWTEAKVGNKIIIKKNVSKCLHLPELQITQIGKECHSGCAIKKLVGNCIMPKSGVFAKVLSGGKIKTGDKIEVKND
- a CDS encoding ABC transporter ATP-binding protein; amino-acid sequence: MKIEIANLSKKIGSAKVLKNINLLFESGSTNVIVGPNGAGKTSLLRQIALLDKICNGDIFFDNQSVLKMSAQTKLHLRRRIGFVFQTPVILSGTVYDNLVYGLRVSKKKIYKNEIDTILTKVGLSKKNQQYAKTLSGGEKQQLSLARVLVLHPEVYIFDEPTVNLDPGSVKVIENTISELSKLKKTIVLTTHNLRQARKFGQKIFFMNNGKIIQKGTVDEVFNQPISVDIAEYSFAENIFNGKITTENGQKYFLSNGIKMNVVADDNISEVSAVLHAEDIFVSRMPFKSSARNCFNGKIKKIENIGAVYNLVVDVAGTDFETVITKQSLVSMNLKTGDEIYLTFKATSVHLIKNS
- the moaC gene encoding cyclic pyranopterin monophosphate synthase MoaC, which codes for MKAFTDFTHLNKKGKMQMVDVSQKKITLRYARAEGTVKMSVDAVKKIKKNEIQKGDVLTTAKLAAIMSAKNTSSLIPLTHPIKITHSDMQFLFLKNGIKMISEVKAVDTTGCEMEAITMVAVAGLTIYDMIKAVDKTANITNIYLLEKSGGKTGYWKRSKVKNVSKCLHFLGYARQNNFNKYQ
- the moaA gene encoding GTP 3',8-cyclase MoaA, producing MKLIDNFGRVIDYLRISVTDRCNLRCVYCMPKEGVENIPYNEILRYEEILEIVDVAISLGIKKIRITGGEPLVRKGLIPFLCELSQRKVDFSITTNGILLGDFAKDLKKVRVKRINVSLDTLSEKKFFQITRGGNIKKVINGILRAKEVGIEPIKINTVVLTDANEQEIKNFVEFAKTNGLVLRFIEHIPFVNNQKTNFAQFEQMFKSKYKPSAVNIEGFGPGRHYRINGAIIGFISSISRPFCKKCNRLRLTANGKLLPCLGYPTEIDLKKAIRRVGKKKSKEIKNLFLDAVSKKPEKHLFNQPKDCMNIKSMISIGG
- a CDS encoding MogA/MoaB family molybdenum cofactor biosynthesis protein, with translation MIKIGILTCSDKGSKSERTDISGPLIKKMVKSMKGKVIKYEIVPDSKKIISQKLKEWSDKLRLDLIFTTGGTGLASRDITPEATEEIIDKKVPGFSEIMRLEGFKNTKYSILSRGISGLRKKTLIINLPGSEKAVRESLKIILQSIPHAIEIIHGKTEHSCKNEKK